The following are encoded in a window of Campylobacterota bacterium genomic DNA:
- the gatB gene encoding Asp-tRNA(Asn)/Glu-tRNA(Gln) amidotransferase subunit GatB, with translation MAQQNVLTRYPDYEATIGIEVHVQLKTKSKVFCSCKNEFGQQPNTNICQICAGHPGTLPALNKKVVDYAIMAGLATNCQISQECEFARKHYMYPDLPKNYQTTQAEPPICTNGFVPIQLPDGSEKKIHLTRIHIEEDAGKNMHTSAGYSLVDLNRAGSPLLEIVTEPDMTSSLEAKLYLTRLHSIVRYLGISDANMEEGSFRADINVSVRKKGETKLGTRIELKNINSFRFVVQAIEYEIERHIDMLESGEEYHQETRVWDNKNQRSIFMRSKESIDDYRYLPDPDLAIIKIDQAWIERIKADIPELPHHKFKRFTQELGLGDDQAETLVQEKDIALFFEETVELCGNAKTASNLILRDLLSYLKENKLSLEQTKMTPQNLASLVGELDNGSINSKVAQEVFVDIVTTGKSAPEIIKEKDLGQIDDVAALEAIVADIIKANQDSVQKYQSGNERVFGFFVGQAMKATKGKGNPQLLNDLLKKHLAP, from the coding sequence ATGGCACAACAAAACGTTTTAACGCGCTACCCTGATTACGAAGCAACCATTGGCATTGAAGTACACGTGCAACTCAAAACAAAATCTAAAGTATTTTGCAGTTGTAAAAATGAATTCGGCCAACAACCAAATACCAATATTTGCCAAATTTGTGCTGGGCATCCCGGCACGTTGCCAGCGCTTAACAAAAAAGTTGTTGATTATGCGATCATGGCAGGCCTGGCAACAAATTGCCAAATCAGCCAAGAATGTGAATTTGCCCGTAAACACTACATGTATCCAGATCTGCCCAAAAACTACCAAACTACACAGGCTGAACCACCGATTTGCACAAATGGTTTTGTCCCCATTCAGCTCCCTGATGGCAGTGAGAAAAAAATACACCTTACCCGCATTCATATTGAAGAAGATGCCGGTAAAAACATGCACACCAGCGCTGGCTATAGCCTTGTTGACCTCAACCGCGCCGGCTCTCCATTGCTTGAAATTGTTACTGAGCCAGACATGACAAGCTCACTTGAAGCAAAATTGTACTTAACTCGCCTGCACAGCATTGTTCGCTATCTAGGCATTAGTGATGCAAACATGGAAGAGGGCTCTTTTCGCGCCGACATCAACGTCTCTGTCAGAAAAAAAGGTGAAACAAAGCTTGGTACACGCATCGAGCTTAAAAACATTAACTCGTTTAGATTCGTTGTCCAAGCTATTGAATACGAAATCGAACGACACATTGACATGCTTGAAAGCGGAGAAGAATATCATCAAGAAACACGCGTCTGGGATAATAAAAATCAGCGCAGTATTTTTATGCGATCAAAAGAAAGCATCGATGATTATCGCTACCTTCCTGATCCAGATCTTGCCATTATAAAAATAGATCAAGCATGGATTGAGCGAATTAAAGCGGACATCCCAGAGCTACCACACCACAAATTTAAACGTTTCACACAGGAGCTCGGCCTTGGTGACGATCAAGCCGAAACACTTGTACAGGAAAAGGATATCGCGCTCTTTTTTGAAGAGACCGTTGAGCTATGTGGTAATGCAAAAACAGCAAGCAACCTTATCTTGCGTGATCTGCTCAGCTACTTGAAAGAAAACAAACTGTCACTCGAGCAAACAAAAATGACACCGCAAAATTTGGCTAGCCTGGTCGGAGAACTTGATAACGGCTCCATTAATAGTAAAGTCGCACAAGAAGTGTTTGTTGATATTGTAACAACGGGGAAGAGTGCACCCGAAATTATCAAAGAAAAAGACCTCGGCCAAATTGACGATGTTGCCGCTCTTGAGGCTATTGTGGCCGATATTATCAAAGCAAACCAAGACTCGGTACAAAAATACCAAAGCGGTAATGAGCGTGTTTTTGGCTTTTTCGTTGGTCAAGCAATGAAAGCAACAAAGGGTAAGGGTAATCCACAACTCCTTAACGACTTGCTCAAAAAACATTTGGCACCATAG
- a CDS encoding Rne/Rng family ribonuclease, translated as MKKIVISKDLFQTRVAILNGDQLQDIYFASTQEEDLERSFFKGRVSKVLPGIQTAFIDIGQPKAGFLHISEIDRFLATEKISEYLQVDDIQEEFSKQELKEAFNIQKIFQEGEDALVQVIKEPIGEKGAKLTTCFTLPGRFVVLMPNIPQIGISKKIEDKDERARLRDIITRNLHKGMGAIIRTTAEGRSEKDLTKDLAFITSTWHSVQKRYKKAQASDLVHKDLPSSLRAIRDHLDDDVELVITDNPNELQAIEKFTKHLTPEHTNKIRLYTGQTPLFEHLEIQKQIDKALQKKVQLKSGGSLVIETTEAMSVIDVNTGKFTGSNNMENTILKTNMEAAEEIVTQLRLRNIGGLIVIDFIDMASQSNRQKLSRYLEKNLKEKDRFQSVTLKVSEFGLVQMTRKRSGKTLAAQLTDECPCCHGNGRTKSVKAISIDILRQLKDEISQKRMQGTVTLHIAKNVLDYVVHNQYQAILQLEKTFNCKIQLHAQEQFELTRFDVERSDG; from the coding sequence GTGAAAAAAATAGTTATCAGTAAGGATCTTTTTCAAACACGTGTTGCTATCCTCAATGGAGACCAACTTCAGGACATCTACTTTGCCAGCACTCAAGAAGAAGACCTCGAGCGCTCGTTTTTCAAGGGACGCGTCAGTAAAGTTCTACCAGGCATACAAACTGCATTTATTGACATAGGTCAGCCAAAAGCTGGTTTTTTACATATTTCAGAAATTGATCGGTTCCTTGCCACTGAAAAGATTTCAGAATACTTACAAGTTGACGATATCCAAGAAGAGTTTTCCAAACAAGAACTTAAGGAAGCTTTTAATATCCAAAAGATTTTCCAGGAAGGTGAAGATGCTCTCGTTCAAGTCATTAAGGAGCCAATTGGAGAAAAAGGCGCAAAGCTAACAACATGCTTTACACTCCCTGGCCGTTTTGTCGTACTCATGCCAAATATTCCCCAAATTGGAATATCCAAAAAAATTGAGGACAAAGACGAACGTGCCCGCTTGCGCGACATTATTACGCGCAATCTCCACAAGGGCATGGGGGCAATCATTAGAACCACAGCCGAAGGACGCTCTGAAAAAGATCTAACAAAAGATCTTGCCTTTATAACCTCCACATGGCACTCCGTACAGAAACGATACAAAAAGGCACAAGCGAGTGATCTCGTTCACAAAGACCTGCCATCATCATTGCGCGCAATCCGCGATCACCTGGATGACGATGTCGAGCTCGTTATAACCGATAACCCTAATGAGCTGCAAGCTATTGAAAAATTCACAAAACACTTAACGCCCGAACATACAAATAAAATACGCCTTTACACCGGCCAAACGCCTCTTTTTGAGCACCTGGAAATTCAAAAACAAATAGATAAGGCGCTCCAAAAAAAAGTGCAACTCAAATCTGGCGGCTCACTGGTCATTGAAACTACCGAAGCCATGAGTGTTATCGATGTGAACACCGGAAAATTTACCGGCTCAAACAACATGGAAAATACCATCTTGAAAACAAACATGGAGGCCGCTGAAGAAATTGTCACACAGCTCAGGCTACGCAACATTGGGGGCTTGATCGTCATTGACTTTATTGACATGGCAAGTCAATCAAATCGTCAAAAACTATCACGTTATCTAGAGAAAAATCTAAAAGAAAAAGACCGCTTCCAATCAGTCACTCTCAAGGTCTCTGAATTTGGCCTGGTGCAGATGACACGAAAACGTTCCGGCAAGACCCTGGCAGCACAGCTCACCGACGAATGTCCATGTTGTCACGGTAACGGAAGAACAAAATCGGTCAAAGCTATTAGCATAGATATTCTCAGACAACTCAAAGACGAGATTTCTCAAAAGCGCATGCAGGGCACCGTAACTCTTCATATTGCTAAAAATGTGTTAGACTACGTTGTTCATAATCAATATCAAGCAATCTTACAACTTGAAAAAACCTTCAACTGTAAAATTCAATTGCATGCTCAAGAGCAATTTGAGCTTACAAGATTTGATGTTGAGCGATCAGACGGATAA
- a CDS encoding OmpA family protein, producing the protein MMKNFGLLALAVVLFCGGCGKDKKKETGKKQEAVSTKMAQATTSDIPVLKEEVENFIDEDAIAEFAFVDDEQSATQEMQTDTTGNVVVASNDDVDLDDATVVAALEHEQHAQEQELLFEEDEEAESYAFKTVYFDFNKHNVRPDQREAVDYDTQVARVAAEEGRTVVVEGHCDQMGDAAYNILVSQRRADTIKKEMVKNGVSQDKIKTVGYGFERPVVWTDKTERDAKIRELSPNRRAEILVS; encoded by the coding sequence ATGATGAAAAACTTCGGTCTGCTCGCCCTTGCGGTAGTGTTGTTTTGTGGTGGTTGTGGAAAAGATAAGAAAAAGGAAACTGGCAAAAAGCAAGAAGCTGTTTCTACAAAAATGGCACAGGCTACAACATCAGACATACCTGTTTTAAAGGAAGAAGTAGAAAATTTTATTGACGAAGATGCAATTGCTGAGTTTGCGTTCGTTGACGACGAGCAGTCAGCAACTCAAGAAATGCAAACTGACACAACTGGAAATGTTGTTGTAGCGTCAAATGATGATGTTGATCTTGATGATGCTACTGTTGTAGCTGCATTAGAGCACGAACAGCATGCACAAGAGCAAGAGCTGCTTTTCGAAGAAGACGAAGAAGCTGAAAGCTATGCATTCAAGACCGTTTACTTTGATTTCAACAAGCACAATGTAAGACCAGATCAGCGTGAAGCTGTTGACTATGACACCCAAGTAGCTCGTGTAGCTGCAGAAGAAGGCAGAACGGTTGTAGTTGAAGGTCACTGTGATCAAATGGGCGATGCTGCTTATAACATCCTGGTTTCACAGCGTCGTGCCGACACCATCAAAAAAGAGATGGTTAAAAACGGTGTAAGCCAAGATAAGATTAAAACCGTTGGCTATGGTTTTGAGCGTCCGGTTGTATGGACAGACAAAACAGAGCGTGACGCAAAAATCAGAGAACTCTCTCCAAATAGACGTGCAGAAATTTTGGTAAGCTAG
- a CDS encoding thioredoxin family protein, with the protein MKIRLAILLALLTATVAYALTPKEIEQKITDQNSGPIVLLAYFGTGCPPCTKFKPIFEGAKKTLGTKYTFISFDAKNSNNSWLRNKYVKPHIPTVPAPLLINNGQVVKAITSDIRPSTVQGLVDMIESTFATSK; encoded by the coding sequence ATGAAGATTCGTTTAGCAATCTTACTTGCTCTACTCACAGCAACAGTAGCATATGCATTAACACCAAAAGAAATAGAGCAAAAAATAACCGATCAAAACAGTGGTCCGATAGTTCTTTTGGCCTACTTTGGAACCGGTTGTCCACCATGCACAAAATTCAAGCCAATCTTTGAAGGTGCAAAAAAAACGCTGGGTACAAAGTATACCTTCATTAGCTTTGACGCTAAGAATTCAAACAATTCGTGGCTACGCAACAAGTACGTCAAACCACACATTCCTACCGTACCAGCACCACTTTTGATAAACAACGGACAGGTTGTAAAAGCAATTACTTCTGATATCCGCCCAAGTACAGTACAAGGCTTGGTTGATATGATTGAAAGCACCTTTGCAACATCGAAATAA
- the rpsU gene encoding 30S ribosomal protein S21 has translation MSKKKVYNIEIQVTNNLERSLKQLKKKIEREGVVRDMKRLVYFEPPTQKRRKRMMRAIKNNIIKMYESML, from the coding sequence ATGTCAAAGAAGAAGGTTTATAACATCGAAATTCAGGTTACCAACAATCTGGAAAGAAGCCTGAAGCAGCTCAAGAAAAAGATTGAGCGTGAAGGTGTTGTTCGTGATATGAAACGCCTCGTTTATTTTGAGCCTCCAACACAAAAGAGGCGCAAAAGAATGATGCGCGCGATCAAGAACAATATCATCAAGATGTACGAAAGTATGCTGTAA
- a CDS encoding ribosome-binding factor A: MNRSRSNDVKREQKKSLFFRELSTFFQELTHDEPSLSSLYINRVDLSADGGICYVYFSSFQDPGQDVFNQLLPTLKLYKPSMRKAFAHTLRMRYVPDFMFVYDKAKEKERKINVLLDQVQQELDQQEHDDAQQEEE, encoded by the coding sequence ATGAATAGATCAAGATCAAATGACGTGAAGAGGGAACAGAAAAAGTCCCTCTTTTTTCGTGAATTATCAACATTTTTCCAGGAACTTACGCATGATGAGCCGTCGCTAAGTTCGCTTTACATCAACCGTGTTGATTTGTCGGCAGACGGTGGCATTTGTTATGTGTACTTTTCATCATTTCAGGATCCTGGCCAAGATGTGTTTAACCAGCTTTTGCCAACGCTTAAGTTGTACAAACCATCGATGAGAAAGGCGTTTGCTCACACATTGCGTATGCGTTATGTGCCCGACTTTATGTTTGTTTATGACAAAGCAAAAGAAAAGGAGCGTAAAATTAATGTTCTGCTTGACCAGGTTCAACAAGAACTTGATCAGCAAGAGCATGATGACGCACAACAAGAAGAGGAGTAG
- a CDS encoding KpsF/GutQ family sugar-phosphate isomerase: protein MQEDSIRAAHKTHMEEQSSGQDRIQSALMHVVTEEARALGHAVAHFPDNAHELVEKIINTTGKVIFSGNGKSGIVAQKLAATFSSLALPAVFLHPADSVHGDLGLVQQGDLFIFLSKSGTGLEFEYMLPHIKSLGVFTSMITCRHGQLKDIVDQTIMLPLQHEACSLNLAPTSSTTLMSAFGDALAVVASQAKNIGKDDFVRLHPAGALGKQLLCSVESFLHEGLELPTVSEHASFQDVLTAITQRRLGIVIVLDRAEQMCGIITDGDVRRACALGAHVFDKTAVELMTRNPKTVQVGALASTALQIMEDYNITTLLVMDGNQLRGVVHIHDLVKAGISS, encoded by the coding sequence ATGCAAGAGGATTCAATCCGAGCTGCTCACAAAACGCATATGGAAGAGCAATCATCCGGCCAAGATCGCATTCAAAGTGCATTGATGCACGTTGTTACTGAAGAGGCTCGTGCACTTGGTCACGCAGTTGCTCATTTTCCTGATAACGCTCATGAGTTGGTTGAAAAAATTATCAACACCACCGGCAAGGTTATTTTTTCAGGTAATGGAAAATCAGGCATTGTTGCACAAAAGCTAGCAGCGACATTTTCAAGCTTAGCATTGCCGGCAGTATTTCTGCATCCGGCTGATAGTGTGCATGGTGACTTGGGTCTTGTTCAGCAGGGCGACTTATTTATTTTTCTTTCAAAGAGTGGTACGGGTCTTGAGTTTGAGTACATGTTACCGCACATCAAATCACTTGGTGTTTTTACCAGTATGATTACTTGCCGTCATGGACAGCTTAAAGATATAGTTGACCAAACAATTATGCTTCCGCTTCAACACGAAGCGTGTTCACTTAATTTAGCGCCAACAAGCAGTACAACGCTGATGAGTGCTTTTGGTGATGCGCTTGCCGTTGTTGCAAGTCAAGCCAAAAATATTGGCAAGGACGATTTTGTTCGTTTGCATCCTGCCGGAGCATTGGGCAAGCAGCTGCTTTGTAGTGTTGAAAGTTTTCTGCACGAAGGTCTTGAACTTCCAACAGTCAGTGAGCATGCGTCGTTTCAAGACGTTTTGACTGCTATAACACAAAGAAGGCTTGGGATTGTTATAGTACTTGACCGGGCAGAACAGATGTGTGGTATCATTACCGATGGTGATGTACGCCGCGCATGCGCTTTAGGTGCGCATGTTTTTGATAAAACCGCTGTTGAGCTTATGACGCGTAACCCCAAGACAGTACAAGTTGGAGCATTGGCTTCAACAGCTTTGCAGATTATGGAAGACTACAACATTACGACGTTGCTTGTTATGGATGGCAATCAGCTGCGTGGTGTGGTGCACATCCATGATTTAGTTAAGGCAGGTATTAGTAGTTAG
- a CDS encoding prepilin peptidase translates to MNISFFLAWDVWYVAVLALCWGSFLNVLAYRLAHDKKLITARSYCPSCRKSIAWYDNIPLLSWLVLAGKCRNCKKPISWLYPFVELLTLVLMVGLYSKCFYSFPLAGFEVDVGFVCSLVFNNCFAYFVLLSALIAATRTDLEAMVIPQLFSVWLVPIGLICSFFGLTHITWIESMIATLLGYGVLWVTAKAYQYYAGHEGMGEGDMELLAMIGSFLGVLGVWTSLLVGSVAGVVCGSVYLFAAKKGRKTRIPFGPFLALGAVLFLFFQDLILMMLF, encoded by the coding sequence ATGAATATATCATTTTTCCTTGCGTGGGACGTCTGGTACGTTGCCGTTTTGGCGTTGTGCTGGGGGTCATTTCTTAATGTATTGGCCTATCGACTTGCGCATGACAAAAAGTTAATCACAGCTCGATCATATTGCCCATCATGTCGAAAATCTATAGCTTGGTATGACAATATTCCTCTGTTGTCTTGGTTGGTGCTTGCTGGTAAATGTCGCAACTGCAAAAAGCCAATCTCATGGTTATACCCATTCGTGGAGTTACTGACCTTGGTGCTCATGGTTGGGCTATATTCAAAGTGTTTTTACTCGTTTCCGTTGGCAGGGTTTGAGGTTGATGTTGGCTTTGTTTGTAGCCTCGTTTTCAACAACTGTTTTGCTTATTTTGTTTTGCTGAGTGCTCTGATTGCGGCAACACGCACTGACCTTGAGGCGATGGTTATCCCCCAGCTTTTTAGTGTCTGGCTTGTACCTATCGGTCTGATCTGTTCATTTTTTGGGCTCACCCATATAACGTGGATTGAGAGTATGATTGCTACACTGCTTGGCTATGGTGTGTTGTGGGTTACAGCCAAAGCCTACCAATATTATGCTGGCCATGAGGGCATGGGCGAAGGTGATATGGAACTGCTTGCTATGATTGGTTCGTTTCTAGGCGTGCTTGGAGTATGGACAAGCTTGTTAGTTGGTTCTGTTGCTGGTGTTGTGTGTGGATCGGTGTATTTGTTTGCCGCCAAAAAGGGACGCAAAACGAGAATCCCGTTTGGCCCCTTTTTAGCACTTGGAGCAGTGTTGTTTTTGTTCTTTCAAGATTTAATCTTGATGATGCTCTTTTAG
- a CDS encoding ferritin, with product MSQKAKSAADKSQRAEIVGVDLPELIRRLNKAYADEWIAYYQYWLCAKLVRGPIRAQVVLELEEHAGEELKHAQMLGDRIIQLDGIPLLTHEEWSKHAGCGYDATQNAYVRAVLEENIKGEQCAIREYQEILNMVDGKDHVTADMILEILKDEVKHEEDLTRLLEDLNSMEQECK from the coding sequence ATGTCACAAAAAGCAAAAAGTGCAGCAGACAAATCACAGCGAGCAGAAATAGTTGGCGTTGACTTGCCAGAGCTTATCAGGCGGCTGAATAAAGCATATGCAGACGAGTGGATAGCCTACTACCAGTATTGGCTGTGTGCAAAGCTGGTACGTGGCCCAATTCGAGCGCAGGTAGTTCTAGAGCTTGAAGAGCATGCAGGCGAAGAGCTCAAGCACGCGCAAATGCTTGGCGATCGTATTATCCAACTTGATGGTATCCCGTTGTTGACGCACGAAGAATGGAGTAAACATGCAGGATGTGGATATGATGCTACACAAAATGCCTATGTTCGTGCGGTACTTGAGGAAAACATTAAAGGTGAGCAGTGCGCAATTCGTGAGTACCAAGAAATCTTGAACATGGTTGATGGCAAAGACCACGTAACCGCTGATATGATTTTAGAAATACTCAAAGATGAGGTTAAGCATGAAGAAGATTTAACTCGCTTGCTTGAAGATTTGAACTCCATGGAGCAAGAGTGTAAATAA
- a CDS encoding ankyrin repeat domain-containing protein: MNRTRQRLAVFFCTCLMSFSSSFATKSFAEQLSIILCRPYSENLEYEIARLKKAKSDQKAIIRMEYQLKERIKQENADQIKAFNNLLTQHNVNYFTQTKEHGATLAHHVLSMSPTFFTMLIKQDGFDVDCVDDFRNSLLHWAALRCKLDSVKLLLSYNANVNALNSRGLTPLDFAHKNEHDLNTYLEEERKNRRRPPVETLTQKSLSTQVIQILQAAEAKTGKEIFGAITQ, encoded by the coding sequence ATGAACCGAACAAGACAGCGTTTAGCAGTATTTTTCTGCACCTGTTTAATGAGCTTTTCAAGCAGCTTTGCAACCAAAAGCTTTGCTGAACAACTCAGCATTATTCTTTGTCGTCCATACTCTGAAAACCTTGAGTATGAAATCGCAAGACTCAAGAAAGCAAAAAGCGATCAAAAAGCAATCATCAGAATGGAGTATCAACTAAAGGAAAGAATCAAACAAGAAAATGCTGATCAAATAAAAGCATTTAACAACTTGCTCACACAACATAATGTAAACTACTTTACACAAACCAAAGAGCATGGAGCTACGCTTGCTCATCACGTTCTTTCTATGAGCCCCACCTTTTTTACAATGCTTATTAAACAAGATGGATTTGATGTTGACTGCGTTGATGACTTTAGAAACTCACTTCTGCATTGGGCAGCCTTACGCTGCAAACTGGACTCTGTAAAGTTGCTGCTCTCTTACAACGCGAATGTTAATGCCTTAAATTCCAGAGGCCTTACACCCCTAGATTTTGCACACAAAAACGAACACGATCTCAATACCTACTTGGAGGAAGAACGAAAAAACAGAAGACGACCACCTGTTGAAACCCTTACTCAAAAATCACTCTCCACACAAGTCATCCAAATATTACAAGCTGCTGAAGCAAAAACGGGCAAAGAAATTTTTGGCGCAATCACACAGTAG
- the sufC gene encoding Fe-S cluster assembly ATPase SufC, whose product MDINSSPASQNLLSVQNLRVSIEDKPVLDGIDLDIKPGQIHVIMGPNGSGKSSFAQTLMGHPRYEVTDGQVLFGSTLVNELSPDKRAKLGMFLAMQSPLEIEGLSLKHFLRYAYNAQYDGTDKQLRLKQFAHLLIEKLDMLDMDTKFAERALNVGFSGGERKRVEMLQLAVLQPKLAILDEIDSGLDIDALKVVCNTLNTVKADNPGMAVLLITHYTRILKHINADVVHVLRDGKVVRSGGPELAQELETEGYK is encoded by the coding sequence ATGGATATAAACAGTTCACCAGCAAGTCAAAACCTGCTCTCAGTGCAGAATCTGCGCGTTTCAATTGAAGACAAACCAGTACTAGACGGCATTGACTTGGACATCAAACCAGGCCAAATTCACGTCATTATGGGACCAAATGGATCAGGCAAAAGCTCATTTGCCCAAACATTGATGGGTCATCCTCGCTATGAAGTTACAGATGGTCAAGTTTTGTTTGGTAGCACCTTGGTTAACGAGCTCTCACCAGACAAGCGTGCCAAACTTGGTATGTTTTTGGCTATGCAAAGCCCACTCGAAATTGAAGGGCTCAGCCTCAAGCACTTTTTGCGCTATGCCTACAACGCCCAGTATGATGGCACTGACAAGCAGCTCAGACTCAAGCAGTTTGCCCACCTGCTAATCGAGAAACTGGACATGTTGGACATGGACACAAAGTTTGCTGAACGTGCACTCAATGTCGGTTTTTCTGGCGGTGAACGTAAACGCGTTGAAATGCTGCAACTTGCAGTCTTACAACCAAAACTAGCTATCCTTGACGAAATTGACTCTGGCCTTGATATCGACGCACTCAAAGTTGTGTGCAACACGCTCAACACAGTCAAAGCTGACAACCCAGGCATGGCCGTACTGTTGATCACACACTACACACGAATCTTGAAACACATTAACGCTGACGTTGTACACGTACTGCGCGATGGTAAGGTTGTGCGTAGCGGTGGACCAGAACTTGCCCAAGAACTGGAAACCGAAGGCTACAAATAA
- a CDS encoding bacteriocin, with product MKRIAILASIALISAVSLLPGCSKKDKRTAVGTVIGAAAGAGIGGAAGGGTGAAIGGVAGGVTGGLIGRSTAKDK from the coding sequence ATGAAAAGAATCGCAATCCTTGCATCTATTGCATTAATCAGTGCAGTTTCACTACTGCCTGGCTGTAGCAAAAAAGACAAACGCACCGCTGTGGGCACCGTTATTGGTGCTGCTGCAGGCGCCGGTATTGGTGGCGCTGCAGGAGGCGGAACTGGTGCAGCCATCGGCGGTGTTGCCGGCGGTGTAACTGGTGGCCTGATTGGCAGAAGTACCGCAAAAGACAAGTAA
- a CDS encoding ferritin: MHTQERKEIVDLDVQELIAKLNQAFADEWIAYYQYWMSAKLVRGPLRTEVVEELEEHAKEEYKHAEMLADRIVQLDGIPLISHEQWSKYAGCSYDATKDSYVRSVLIENIKGEQCAIKTYNELLNMVEGKDHVTTDILLDILKDEVEHEEDLRRLLEELDAMEAGQNS, from the coding sequence CTGCACACGCAAGAGCGCAAAGAAATTGTCGATCTTGATGTGCAAGAACTTATTGCCAAACTTAATCAGGCCTTTGCCGACGAATGGATAGCCTACTACCAGTACTGGATGAGTGCAAAATTGGTCAGAGGCCCACTACGTACCGAAGTTGTTGAAGAACTTGAAGAGCACGCAAAAGAAGAGTACAAACATGCTGAAATGCTTGCAGACCGCATCGTACAACTTGACGGCATACCGCTGATCTCGCACGAGCAGTGGTCAAAGTATGCAGGCTGCAGCTACGATGCAACCAAAGATTCGTACGTCCGATCAGTACTAATCGAGAACATCAAAGGCGAGCAGTGCGCCATTAAAACCTACAACGAATTGCTCAACATGGTTGAAGGCAAAGACCACGTAACAACCGATATATTGCTTGATATCCTCAAGGATGAAGTTGAACACGAGGAAGATTTGAGACGGTTGTTGGAAGAACTTGACGCTATGGAAGCAGGGCAAAATAGCTAG
- a CDS encoding glycine zipper 2TM domain-containing protein: protein MNKHMHMTVFLAALTVLPNCGKHEQEGRLVGAASGAAIGSSVAGKHDKATGTLLGGLIGSIVGGQAGRDADERSQRIQRRLQQQEMATLRHENQELRKSHIKWCCNCGQEVRLIGAQSCPLCGGELIREKYCHLCSTSFGPKSTYRFCPYCPKSTKLCMR from the coding sequence ATGAACAAGCATATGCACATGACAGTATTTCTGGCTGCACTCACCGTCCTGCCAAACTGTGGCAAACACGAACAAGAGGGTCGCCTGGTTGGCGCTGCATCAGGCGCAGCCATCGGCTCAAGTGTTGCCGGCAAACATGACAAAGCAACAGGCACGCTGCTCGGTGGACTGATCGGTAGCATTGTTGGTGGTCAGGCCGGCCGCGATGCTGACGAACGAAGCCAACGCATACAACGACGCCTACAACAACAAGAAATGGCAACCCTCAGACATGAGAACCAAGAACTGCGCAAAAGCCACATCAAGTGGTGCTGTAATTGTGGCCAAGAAGTCCGCCTGATTGGGGCACAAAGCTGCCCACTCTGCGGAGGGGAGCTCATTCGAGAAAAATACTGCCACCTGTGTAGCACAAGCTTTGGGCCAAAGTCCACGTATCGCTTTTGCCCGTACTGCCCAAAAAGCACCAAGCTCTGCATGCGATAA